In the genome of Magnolia sinica isolate HGM2019 chromosome 2, MsV1, whole genome shotgun sequence, one region contains:
- the LOC131236863 gene encoding uncharacterized protein LOC131236863 isoform X3: MSVGPASDYFKTGAIQEGNKDFAGELSVTLVDTQKLLLMSFLETNPYVVLMPGDQAIHSKMNSQNTIIGPPGEPIWNQDFHLLVANRRKQRLSIQVKDSFGFTDFTIGTGEDRHCLVCGDNKFSFIDFY; the protein is encoded by the exons ATGTCAGTTGGTCCTGCTTCTGATTATTTTAAAACTGGTGCAATTCAGGAAGGGAATAAAGACTTTGCTGGAGAACTATCAGTGACTCTTGTAGATACTCAGAAGCTTTTGCTTATGTCTTTCTTGG AGACAAATCCATATGTTGTTCTAATGCCGGGCGATCAAGCAATTCACAGTAAAATGAATAGTCAGAATACTATCATTGGGCCACCGGGAGAGCCAATATGGAATCAG GATTTCCATTTACTTGTGGCAAATCGTAGGAAACAGCGATTATCCATCCAAGTGAAGGACTCCTTTGGTTTCACTGATTTCACTATAGGCACTGGGGAG GATCGGCATTGTTTGGTTTGCGGTGATAACAAGTTTAGCTTCATTGACTTCTATTAA
- the LOC131236863 gene encoding uncharacterized protein LOC131236863 isoform X2 codes for MSVGPASDYFKTGAIQEGNKDFAGELSVTLVDTQKLLLMSFLETNPYVVLMPGDQAIHSKMNSQNTIIGPPGEPIWNQDFHLLVANRRKQRLSIQVKDSFGFTDFTIGTGEFLFFKVELGSLQDTVPTQTAS; via the exons ATGTCAGTTGGTCCTGCTTCTGATTATTTTAAAACTGGTGCAATTCAGGAAGGGAATAAAGACTTTGCTGGAGAACTATCAGTGACTCTTGTAGATACTCAGAAGCTTTTGCTTATGTCTTTCTTGG AGACAAATCCATATGTTGTTCTAATGCCGGGCGATCAAGCAATTCACAGTAAAATGAATAGTCAGAATACTATCATTGGGCCACCGGGAGAGCCAATATGGAATCAG GATTTCCATTTACTTGTGGCAAATCGTAGGAAACAGCGATTATCCATCCAAGTGAAGGACTCCTTTGGTTTCACTGATTTCACTATAGGCACTGGGGAG TTCTTATTCTTTAAGGTTGAGCTGGGGTCTCTTCAAGATACAGTACCAACACAGACAGCATCATAA
- the LOC131236863 gene encoding uncharacterized protein LOC131236863 isoform X1 → MSVGPASDYFKTGAIQEGNKDFAGELSVTLVDTQKLLLMSFLETNPYVVLMPGDQAIHSKMNSQNTIIGPPGEPIWNQDFHLLVANRRKQRLSIQVKDSFGFTDFTIGTGEVIIQIILDLCTADSRQQTKCSYHEAWFLFYPMNSNSVKDV, encoded by the exons ATGTCAGTTGGTCCTGCTTCTGATTATTTTAAAACTGGTGCAATTCAGGAAGGGAATAAAGACTTTGCTGGAGAACTATCAGTGACTCTTGTAGATACTCAGAAGCTTTTGCTTATGTCTTTCTTGG AGACAAATCCATATGTTGTTCTAATGCCGGGCGATCAAGCAATTCACAGTAAAATGAATAGTCAGAATACTATCATTGGGCCACCGGGAGAGCCAATATGGAATCAG GATTTCCATTTACTTGTGGCAAATCGTAGGAAACAGCGATTATCCATCCAAGTGAAGGACTCCTTTGGTTTCACTGATTTCACTATAGGCACTGGGGAGGTAATTATCCAAATCATACTCGATCTATGTACAGCAGACAGCAGACAGCAGACAAAGTGTAGCTATCATGAAGCATGGTTTCTGTTTTACCCAATGAATAGTAATTCTGTAAAAGATGTGTGA
- the LOC131236863 gene encoding uncharacterized protein LOC131236863 isoform X7: protein MSVGPASDYFKTGAIQEGNKDFAGELSVTLVDTQKLLLMSFLDFHLLVANRRKQRLSIQVKDSFGFTDFTIGTGEVELGSLQDTVPTQTAS, encoded by the exons ATGTCAGTTGGTCCTGCTTCTGATTATTTTAAAACTGGTGCAATTCAGGAAGGGAATAAAGACTTTGCTGGAGAACTATCAGTGACTCTTGTAGATACTCAGAAGCTTTTGCTTATGTCTTTCTTG GATTTCCATTTACTTGTGGCAAATCGTAGGAAACAGCGATTATCCATCCAAGTGAAGGACTCCTTTGGTTTCACTGATTTCACTATAGGCACTGGGGAG GTTGAGCTGGGGTCTCTTCAAGATACAGTACCAACACAGACAGCATCATAA
- the LOC131236863 gene encoding uncharacterized protein LOC131236863 isoform X6: MSVGPASDYFKTGAIQEGNKDFAGELSVTLVDTQKLLLMSFLDFHLLVANRRKQRLSIQVKDSFGFTDFTIGTGEVIIQIILDLCTADSRQQTKCSYHEAWFLFYPMNSNSVKDV, from the exons ATGTCAGTTGGTCCTGCTTCTGATTATTTTAAAACTGGTGCAATTCAGGAAGGGAATAAAGACTTTGCTGGAGAACTATCAGTGACTCTTGTAGATACTCAGAAGCTTTTGCTTATGTCTTTCTTG GATTTCCATTTACTTGTGGCAAATCGTAGGAAACAGCGATTATCCATCCAAGTGAAGGACTCCTTTGGTTTCACTGATTTCACTATAGGCACTGGGGAGGTAATTATCCAAATCATACTCGATCTATGTACAGCAGACAGCAGACAGCAGACAAAGTGTAGCTATCATGAAGCATGGTTTCTGTTTTACCCAATGAATAGTAATTCTGTAAAAGATGTGTGA
- the LOC131236863 gene encoding uncharacterized protein LOC131236863 isoform X4, which yields MSVGPASDYFKTGAIQEGNKDFAGELSVTLVDTQKLLLMSFLETNPYVVLMPGDQAIHSKMNSQNTIIGPPGEPIWNQDFHLLVANRRKQRLSIQVKDSFGFTDFTIGTGEVELGSLQDTVPTQTAS from the exons ATGTCAGTTGGTCCTGCTTCTGATTATTTTAAAACTGGTGCAATTCAGGAAGGGAATAAAGACTTTGCTGGAGAACTATCAGTGACTCTTGTAGATACTCAGAAGCTTTTGCTTATGTCTTTCTTGG AGACAAATCCATATGTTGTTCTAATGCCGGGCGATCAAGCAATTCACAGTAAAATGAATAGTCAGAATACTATCATTGGGCCACCGGGAGAGCCAATATGGAATCAG GATTTCCATTTACTTGTGGCAAATCGTAGGAAACAGCGATTATCCATCCAAGTGAAGGACTCCTTTGGTTTCACTGATTTCACTATAGGCACTGGGGAG GTTGAGCTGGGGTCTCTTCAAGATACAGTACCAACACAGACAGCATCATAA